GGTAGTCAAAGAATGGAAGAGTGAATGGAAGATAAGTAATTTAATGTGTGTTTGAGTTCATATCAAAATTAGGGGCATATGCTACTGGAAGGGTGACACCACTGAGACTTAACCACTGTGGTCATCTTGCTGACCAACATTTACTGTCAGTCCAAGTGAGCAGCCATCACAAAGTGTGTAGCCAGAGAAAGTGACTCCCAGCCCCTGACTCTGGGGGACAAGGTACAGTTATGTCACATAGGATCCCTGGAGTGTGCTGTGGACCCCAGTGCAGCACTCACTGGAACACAGTGTGCTCACAGGGTGTGTGGATCTTCCCTCTCACTCAGCCCTGGATTGcagaagaccctgtctctcaGAGTCCAAGTCCTGATTCACTAGGGGGAGCACTGTAACTTGTGGGgcagaggaagagcaggaggctTCTGGATGTTTAGTTCTGACAGGAAACAGTCTAAGTTCACAAGAATCTGTCATTTAATGAGAACCCTGATTTAACTGTCTAATTATCCAGGTTAGCAGCCTCCCCTGGCACCTGTGTAGACTGATTCAAATGATAATAcaagggcagggagaaagagggtCACTCCAGGGCAGACAAAAACTGACTGCAAACAAAATAATgccttccaaaaagaaaaaggtaaaagaaattcTATGATTTATATTGTTCCAGGGTACCCCATAACTGCTCGAGTGACCATTCACCACTATAagaatagatagatatatagaattGGGTTGTAGAAGGGGTGCAAACCCCATAGACAGGAAGGGATCTATGAGCATGTATTCTTTGAATGTTCTAGAAACTAGGTGAACCAGCCTAGTGTAGGGGAGTCCATGTCTCTTATCAGGTAAAGGAGACTTCTGGTCCTGAGGGGTGAGGGCTGACACACTCAGCAGGACAGGAGTCAGGGTCCACAGACAGTGGGTGTGGGCAGAGAACCCGGCCTGGGAGAGGCCATGGCTGACAGAGGCTACAGGGGAACTGAAGTAGCAGCTGTTGTTCCCTCAGGGaaattctctccttccctcctgagACAGCCTGGGCACTGTCCAGGGAGAAGGCTGAGCCCTGGCAGAGTCAGTGCAGTCCCTGTGATGAGGGATCAGGAGACCCAGGGACACTCTCTCCCCTCTGAGACAGGGGCATCACCCAGCTGAGGGTTTCTTCTTCCCCAGACTGAGCCCCAGCccgagggcagagggaggagctgcCCGCGGCCCCTGTACCTGTGCGCAGCAGCGTCTCCTTCCCGCGCTCCAGGTATCTGTGGAGCCACTCCAAGCACTCGCCCTCCAGGTAGGCCCTCCTTAGCTCTGCAACACCAGCCCGCTCCAACTTGCGTCGGGTGATCTTCGCCGCCATGTCCGCCGCCGTCCACGTTTTCAGGTCTTCGTTCAGTGCGAGGTAATCGAGGCCATCGTAGGCGGACTGCTCGTACCCTCGGAGTAGGCTCCCATCTGACCCCATGTCACAGCCAAACAACCACTGGAAAGTGTGAGAGCCTGCAGGACCTTATGGTCAGCCCCGCCCCAGCCCTAACCCGGTTCCGCCCATCCGTCTCGGCCCCGCCCACCGGCCTCTGCTCGGACCGGGTTCCGCCCACTCGCAGtaccctccaaaagaaaaaaaaaaaaaaaagagagaaaccgGTCCCGGTTAGGTTCTGCGCCCTAACTTCGGACCTTGGACCGGGGACGTCTCCGGGCCCTGTGTCCGGACGTGCAGGGGTCGTGACCTCTGACCCGGGNNNNNNNNNNNNNNNNNNNNNNNNNNNNNNNNNNNNNNNNNNNNNNNNNNNNNNNNNNNNNNNNNNNNNNNNNNNNNNNNNNNNNNNNNNNNNNNNNNNNNNNNNNNNNNNNNNNNNNNNNNNNNNNNNNNNNNNNNNNNNNNNNNNNNNNNNNNNNNNNNNNNNNNNNNNNNNNNNNNNNNNNNNNNNNNNNNNNNNNNNNNNNNNNNNNNNNNNNNNNNNNNNNNNNNNNNNNNNNNNNNNNNNNNNNNNNNNNNNNNNNNNNNNNNNNNNNNNNNNNNNNNNNNNNNNNNNNNNNNNNNNNNNNNNNNNNNNNNNNNNNNNNNNNNNNNNNNNNNNNNNNNNNNNNNNNNNNNNNNNNNNNNNNNNNNNNNNNNNNNNNNNNNNNNNNNNNNNNNNNNNNNNNNNNNNNNNNNNNNNNNNNNNNNNNNNNNNNNNNNNNNNNNNNNNNNNNNNNNNNNNNNNNNNNNNNNNNNNNNNNNNNNNNNNNNNNNNNNNNNNNNNNNNNNNNNNNNNNNNNNNNNNNNNNNNNNNNNNNNNNNNNNNNNNNNNNNNNNNNNNNNNNNNNNNNNNNNNNNNNNNNNNNNNNNNNNNNNNNNNNNNNNNNNNNNNNNNNNNNNNNNNNNNNNNNNNNNNNNNNNNNNNNNNNNNNNNNNNNNNNNNNNNNNNNNNNNNNNNNNNNNNNNNNNNNNNNNNNNNNNNNNNNNNNNNNNNNNNNNNNNNNNNNNNNNNNNNNNNNNNNNNNNNNNNNNNNNNNNNNNNNNNNNNNNNNNNNNNNNNNNNNNNNNNNNNNNNNNNNNNNNNNNNNNNNNNNNNNNNNNNNNNNNNNNNNNNNNNNNNNNNNNNNNNNNNNNNNNNNNNNNNNNNNNNNNNNNNNNNNNNNNNNNNNNNNNNNNNNNNNNNNNNNNNNNNNNNNNNNNNNNNNNNNNNNNNNNNNNNNNNNNNNNNNNNNNNNNNNNNNNNNNNNNNNNNNNNNNNNNNNNNNNNNNNNNNNNNNNNNNNNNNNNNNNNNNNNNNNNNNNNNNNNNNNNNNNNNNNNNNNNNNNNNNNNNNNNNNNNNNNNNNNNNNNNNNNNNNNNNNNNNNNNNNNNNNNNNNNNNNNNNNNNNNNNNNNNNNNNNNNNNNNNNNNNNNNNNNNNNNNNNNNNNNNNNNNNNNNNNNNNNNNNNNNNNNNNNNNNNNNNNNNNNNNNNNNNNNNNNNNNNNNNNNNNNNNNNNNNNNNNNNNNNNNNNNNNNNNNNNNNNNNNNNNNNNNNNNNNNNNNNNNNNNNNNNNNNNNNNNNNNNNNNNNNNNNNNNNNNNNNNNNNNNNNNNNNNNNNNNNNNNNNNNNNNNNNNNNNNNNNNNNNNNNNNNNNNNNNNNNNNNNNNNNNNNNNNNNNNNNNNNNNNNNNNNNNNNNNNNNNNNNNNNNNNNNNNNNNNNNNNNNNNNNNNNNNNNNNNNNNNNNNNNNNNNNNNNNNNNNNNNNNNNNNNNNNNNNNNNNNNNNNNNNNNNNNNNNNNNNNNNNNNNNNNNNNNNNNNNNNNNNNNNNNNNNNNNNNNNNNNNNNNNNNNNNNNNNNNNNNNNNNNNNNNNNNNNNNNNNNNNNNNNNNNNNNNNNNNNNNNNNNNNNNNNNNNNNNNNNNNNNNNNNNNNNNNNNNNcagatctctttacagatggttgtgagccaccatgtggttgctgggatttgaactcaggactttcagaagagcagtcag
The window above is part of the Mus pahari unplaced genomic scaffold, PAHARI_EIJ_v1.1 scaffold_14611_1, whole genome shotgun sequence genome. Proteins encoded here:
- the LOC110315804 gene encoding H-2 class I histocompatibility antigen, L-D alpha chain-like is translated as MGSDGSLLRGYEQSAYDGLDYLALNEDLKTWTAADMAAKITRRKLERAGVAELRRAYLEGECLEWLHRYLERGKETLLRTDPPKAHVTHHPRSEGDVTLRCW